Proteins from a genomic interval of Drosophila melanogaster chromosome 2R:
- the Adck1 gene encoding aarF domain containing kinase 1, isoform B, giving the protein MLLRRVLGYGVVGAGLASAGWSLHTNDYDPNSLGIVRLSRSAAAVVDVALTYKRELYYKEWDKETPEYKAEKSRVHKIAAEKLLQLICINKGVYIKVGQHIGALEYLLPKEFVQTMKVLHSDAPQNPIEDLYKVIRQDLHCNPEEIFDSFEREPLGTASLAQVHKARLKTGELVAVKVQHPYVKGNSRVDMKTMELAVNVLARIFPDFKIHWLVEESKKNLPIELDFLNEGRNAEKVAKQFKKYSWLRVPKIYWKYSSSRVLVMEYLEGGHVTDLDYIRRNKIDSFAVANRIGQLYSEMIFRTGFVHSDPHPGNILVRRTPENSLEIVLLDHGLYANLTDKFRYDYSNLWLSILKVDRKAMRQHSEQLGIKGDLYGLFACMVTGRPWETVMQGLTKVKYSKEEKNTLQNNTSLVLPHISDVLEQVDRQMLLILKTNDLIRGIESTLRTQNRMTAFWVMSKCCVQSSYAEQRAKQSDSGSSRILWLRVRERWELFKLNCYYLYLGLINFGFLEALKQVI; this is encoded by the exons ATGCTGTTGCGTCGCGTTCTGGGCTACGGAGTAGTCGGCGCCGGACTGGCCTCCGCCGGCTGGAGCCTGCACACCAACGACTACGATCCCAACTCACTCGGAATCGTCCGGCTGTCGCgatccgccgccgccgtcgtGGACGTGGCACTCACCTACAAGCGGGAACTTTACTACAAGGAATGGGATAAGGAGACGCCCGAGTACAAGGCGGAAAAGAGCCGGGTCCACAAGATAGCCGCCGAGAAGCTACTTCAGCTGATCTGCATAAACAAGGGTGTCTACATCAAGGTGGGCCAGCACATAGGGGCCTTGGAGTACCTGCTACCCAAGGAGTTTGTGCAGACCATGAAGGTACTTCACTCCGATGCGCCGCAAAACCCCATTGAGGACCTGTATAAGGTAATCCGACAGGATCTGCACTGCAATCCGGAAGAAATCTTCGACAGCTTCGAGAGGGAGCCGCTGGGAACTGCTTCCCTTGCCCAGGTACATAAGGCGCGCCTCAAGACCGGCGAGCTGGTGGCCGTGAAGGTGCAACATCCCTACGTTAAGGGTAACTCCCGCGTTGACATGAAGACCATGGAACTGGCCGTTAATGTGCTGGCTCGGATATTTCCCGACTTCAAGATCCACTGGCTGGTTGAGGAGTCTAAAAAGAACTTGCCAATCGAACTCGATTTCCTAAACGAGGGACGTAACGCCGAGAAAGTAGCCAAGCAGTTCAAGAAGTACTCGTGGCTTCGGGTGCCCAAGATATACTGGAAATATAGCTCTTCTCGAGTCCTAGTCATGGAGTACCTGGAGGGTGGGCATGTCACGGACTTGGACTACATACGGCGAAACAAAATTGACTCATTTGCGGTGGCCAATCGCATTGGGCAGCTCTACTCCGAGATGATCTTCCGCACCGGTTTCGTGCACAGCGATCCGCATCCAGGAAACATCTTGGTAAGACGCACGCCGGAAAACAGTCTGGAGATAGTTCTGCTGGATCACGGGCTGTATGCAAATCTGACGGACAAGTTTCGGTACGATTATTCCAATCTCTGGCTGAGTATCCTTAAGGTGGACCGCAAAGCGATGCGACAACACAGTGAGCAGCTGGGAATTAAG GGCGATCTGTACGGTCTTTTCGCATGCATGGTGACGGGACGACCTTGGGAGACGGTGATGCAGGGCCTGACCAAAGTCAAATATTCCAAAGAAGAG AAGAACACGCTGCAAAACAACACGTCCCTGGTGCTGCCGCACATTTCCGACGTATTGGAGCAGGTGGACCGTCAGATGCTGCTCATTCTGAAGACAAATGACTTGATCCGCGGAATTGAGTCCACGCTGCGCACGCAGAACCGGATGACCGCCTTCTGGGTTATGTCCAAGTGCTGTGTTCAATCTTCGTACGCTGAACAGCGAGCCAAGCAGTCTGATTCCGGATCCTCGCGAATCCTGTGGCTGCGGGTGCGCGAGCGATGGGAGCTTTTCAAGCTCAACTGCTACTACCTCTACCTGGGACTGATTAATTTTGGTTTCCTTGAAGCTCTCAAGCAGGTTATTTAG
- the CG4741 gene encoding uncharacterized protein, isoform A, with the protein MAPAINATVSTPFDSTTVANGTLNTTESTTSDWEYVNTTSVTIWINGGGYDGPYMLFYPSYVIYIVLVFLFVIAFPLAMIMSAKRKRETNVRNLAQQRQRARRQMEINVTNNCNGGSGGVGNVCSNSQNEVSVLPKTLDLPPSYDEAAFSERKQDSTLTIATSLEASNPNLAVGINEPPPVYEANVATTTTSTTTTVFLVNGQPPVV; encoded by the exons ATGGCCCCTGCCATAAACGCGACGGTCAGCACCCCTTTTGACTCCACCACGGTGGCCAACGGAACACTTAACACCACTGAAAGTACGACATCGGATTGGGAATACGTTAACACCACTTCCGTCACAATTTGGATCAACGGTGGCGGCTACGATGGTCCATACATGTTATTTTATCCCAGCTATGTCATTTACATTGTGCTGGTCTTCCTCTTCGTCATCGCCTTTCCTCTGGCCATGATTATG AGCGCCAAACGCAAGCGAGAGACCAATGTGCGGAATCTGGCCCAGCAGAGACAACGAG CCCGTCGCCAAATGGAGATCAATGTGACGAACAATTGCAACGGCGGCTCCGGAGGAGTCGGAAACGTGTGCTCAAACAGCCAGAACGAAGTTAGTGTCCTGCCCAAGACCTTGGATTTGCCGCCCAGCTACGACGAGGCCGCTTTTAGCGAGCGAAAGCAGGACAGCACACTGACCATAGCCACCAGCTTGGAAGCGAGCAATCCCAATTTGGCGGTTGGAATTAACGAACCACCGCCGGTTTACGAGGCGAACGTGGCCACAACCACCActtccaccaccaccaccgtaTTTTTGGTCAACGGCCAACCACCAGTGGTGTAA
- the CG4741 gene encoding uncharacterized protein, isoform B, whose product MDNLGVVLLVLCAFSFLLFLLRVLLIACRSYSMSLRPKQEQARRQMEINVTNNCNGGSGGVGNVCSNSQNEVSVLPKTLDLPPSYDEAAFSERKQDSTLTIATSLEASNPNLAVGINEPPPVYEANVATTTTSTTTTVFLVNGQPPVV is encoded by the exons ATGGATAATCTGGGCGTCGTGCTCCTGGTCCTGTGCGCCTTCAGCTTCCTGCTCTTTCTCCTGCGA GTGCTTCTGATTGCCTGTCGCTCGTACTCGATGTCGTTGCGCCCGAAGCAGGAACAAG CCCGTCGCCAAATGGAGATCAATGTGACGAACAATTGCAACGGCGGCTCCGGAGGAGTCGGAAACGTGTGCTCAAACAGCCAGAACGAAGTTAGTGTCCTGCCCAAGACCTTGGATTTGCCGCCCAGCTACGACGAGGCCGCTTTTAGCGAGCGAAAGCAGGACAGCACACTGACCATAGCCACCAGCTTGGAAGCGAGCAATCCCAATTTGGCGGTTGGAATTAACGAACCACCGCCGGTTTACGAGGCGAACGTGGCCACAACCACCActtccaccaccaccaccgtaTTTTTGGTCAACGGCCAACCACCAGTGGTGTAA
- the CG4741 gene encoding uncharacterized protein, isoform C: MEINVTNNCNGGSGGVGNVCSNSQNEVSVLPKTLDLPPSYDEAAFSERKQDSTLTIATSLEASNPNLAVGINEPPPVYEANVATTTTSTTTTVFLVNGQPPVV; encoded by the coding sequence ATGGAGATCAATGTGACGAACAATTGCAACGGCGGCTCCGGAGGAGTCGGAAACGTGTGCTCAAACAGCCAGAACGAAGTTAGTGTCCTGCCCAAGACCTTGGATTTGCCGCCCAGCTACGACGAGGCCGCTTTTAGCGAGCGAAAGCAGGACAGCACACTGACCATAGCCACCAGCTTGGAAGCGAGCAATCCCAATTTGGCGGTTGGAATTAACGAACCACCGCCGGTTTACGAGGCGAACGTGGCCACAACCACCActtccaccaccaccaccgtaTTTTTGGTCAACGGCCAACCACCAGTGGTGTAA